A stretch of the Streptomyces sp. NBC_00654 genome encodes the following:
- a CDS encoding dihydrofolate reductase family protein, translating to MRKLIYGMNLTLDGYIAAAGDDIGWSGPPSDELFQWWLDHERASGLSLYGRKLWETMSSYWPTGDQQPNATPAEIEFARNWRDTPKVVFSSTIDKVDWNTRLVTGDAIAEITRLKAEDGGPMNIGGATLAGAAMRAGLIDEYLIAAHAVLVGGGTPFFTALDSWVNLNLVETRTFPGGVVLTRYETRR from the coding sequence ATGCGGAAACTGATCTACGGCATGAACCTGACCCTGGACGGCTACATCGCCGCGGCCGGCGACGATATCGGCTGGAGCGGACCGCCGAGCGACGAGCTGTTCCAGTGGTGGCTCGACCACGAGCGGGCGAGCGGCCTGTCGCTGTATGGGCGCAAGCTGTGGGAGACGATGAGCTCCTACTGGCCGACCGGCGATCAGCAGCCCAACGCCACCCCGGCGGAGATCGAGTTCGCGCGGAACTGGCGGGACACGCCGAAGGTGGTGTTCTCCTCGACGATCGACAAGGTCGACTGGAACACCCGCCTGGTCACCGGCGACGCGATCGCCGAGATCACCCGGCTCAAGGCCGAGGACGGCGGCCCAATGAACATCGGCGGCGCAACGCTCGCCGGGGCGGCCATGCGCGCCGGGCTGATCGACGAGTACTTGATCGCCGCCCATGCGGTCCTGGTGGGCGGCGGCACGCCGTTCTTCACCGCGCTGGACAGCTGGGTGAACCTGAATCTGGTGGAGACGCGGACGTTTCCCGGCGGCGTGGTCCTGACCAGGTACGAGACGAGGCGCTGA
- a CDS encoding DUF6233 domain-containing protein — MSVHPRWGSTSAAATRRGERLKVISRDQALGALAEGIRACTHCRPDAALGMP, encoded by the coding sequence GTGTCGGTGCACCCGCGATGGGGATCCACGTCAGCGGCTGCTACGCGGCGGGGGGAGCGGCTGAAGGTCATCAGCCGGGACCAGGCACTTGGGGCGCTCGCGGAGGGGATCCGGGCCTGTACCCACTGCCGGCCAGACGCCGCCCTCGGAATGCCGTAA